In Nitrospirota bacterium, the genomic window TGAGCGTGAAACCGTAAAAGTTGCCGATGGGCACGGCGAGCGAGCCTCCTTCGGGCGTGTTCCGGCAAAACCCGGCCTATTATCGCACGAATTCCGCCTTCTTTGAACCCGTCGGGCTATCGCGCGGCGCTTCTCCTGAGCACCCGGCCCGCGCGCGCTCCGGTAAGGCGGCCCTCCTCGGCGGCCACCACGCCGTTTACCACCACGTATGCCATGCCCTCGGGCGGCAGAAAGGGCTCCTCGAACGTCGCCCTGTCCCTGAGCCTCTCCGGGTCGAAGGCCACCAGGTCGGCGAAGGTCCCCTCCCGGACGGCGCCCCTTCCGGCAAGTCCAAAGGTCCGGGCCGGCAGGAGGGTGATGCGGCGTATCGCCTCCGGGAGGCCCGGGGCGCCGAAGGACAGGTAACGGGGGAAGGAGCCGAACCCGCGGGGATGGGGCCTGCCCTTCTCCGTGGGGCCTCCCCGGGAGCGGGCGGAGCCGTCCGTGCCCACCATGACGAAGGGCAGGGAAAGGAACATCCGAAGGTTCTCCTCGCTCATGGAATGAAAGATGGCCCCCACCCGGAGGGACTCCTCAAGGAGAAGCGTGAGGACGCACTCCCGGGGCTCGAGGCCGTGCGTGCGGGCCACCTCTTCGATACTCCTGCCCTGCATCCAGCGGTTCTTCCCGGTCTCCACGCTGCTTATCACCACCTGGTCCCAGTTTCCGGCCGGCATCCCGGCCTTGATTTTTTCCCTCAGTGAGGGGTCCCGGAGACGGCGCAGCTCCTCCGCGTTGCCTCCTTCGTAGCACCAGGAGGGAAGGACCGCGTCCAGGTCCGTGGAGCCCGCGGGGTAGGGGTAGCGGTCCGCCGTCACGCGCCCGCCCGCGGCGATGGAGTCGGCAAGCAGGCAGGAGCCTCTCCCCTTCGCTTCGCATGTGGGTGGCATAGAGAAAGCCCGGGAACTCCGCCCCCGCGGCCGAAAGCGCGATGAGCTCCCCGGTGCCGGTGAAAGCCCCCGGGGGATAGATGAGGCCGGTGGAAAGCCCCAGGGCGCCCTCCCTGAGGCACTGGGCAAGGAGGGCCTTCATCGCCTCCATCTCCGCCGGTCTCGGCTCGCGCCGCACAAAGCCCATCACCGACGCCCGGATGTTGCCCTGTCCCACCAGCGTGGCCACATTGAGGGCGGGGGCGGCCTTCTCCAGGAGGTCGAGGTACTCTGCCAGTGCCTCCCACCGCTGGGTGATGCCGTACTCCTCAAGGTCGCCCTCTCTCTGGGCGCGGGCCTCCCCGAGAAGAGGGCCTCCGGAGAGGCCGCAGTTTCCGTTTATCTCGGTGGTCACTCCCTGAAGCACCTTGCCCTCCCCGCGGGGGTCTGCCAGGAGGGTGAAATCGGAGTGGCTGTGCACGTCGATGAAACCCGGCGTGAGGGCAAGTCCGTCCAGGTC contains:
- a CDS encoding amidohydrolase family protein, producing the protein MQGRSIEEVARTHGLEPRECVLTLLLEESLRVGAIFHSMSEENLRMFLSLPFVMVGTDGSARSRGGPTEKGRPHPRGFGSFPRYLSFGAPGLPEAIRRITLLPARTFGLAGRGAVREGTFADLVAFDPERLRDRATFEEPFLPPEGMAYVVVNGVVAAEEGRLTGARAGRVLRRSAAR
- a CDS encoding amidohydrolase family protein — encoded protein: MAGAGLTLLLRNCTVYDGTGSPPFRAQVGVAGERIAWVGPGNAGEAERVLDLDGLALTPGFIDVHSHSDFTLLADPRGEGKVLQGVTTEINGNCGLSGGPLLGEARAQREGDLEEYGITQRWEALAEYLDLLEKAAPALNVATLVGQGNIRASVMGFVRREPRPAEMEAMKALLAQCLREGALGLSTGLIYPPGAFTGTGELIALSAAGAEFPGFLYATHMRSEGERLLPACRLHRRGRARDGGPLPLPRGLHGPGRGPSLLVLRRRQRGGAAPSPGPLTEGKNQGRDAGRKLGPGGDKQRGDREEPLDAGQEYRRGGPHARPRAPGVRPHASP